A single Dermacentor albipictus isolate Rhodes 1998 colony chromosome 3, USDA_Dalb.pri_finalv2, whole genome shotgun sequence DNA region contains:
- the LOC139057518 gene encoding optomotor-blind protein-like isoform X1 — MRQPSRVVHFPSTLYNESLHSARQLLNSRRPAAIAFAATHFANAACASRMASSGRAAGSAGAGLNAGLSRDDDGRMSACNGYATLRGGDCEVSASSSSGDSSSGDDDGTSSDDSSSSSGSSSDSGSSDVAQAGASQSEDIDIEEAPTVSIVAAGAAFAAGEPQVGIWIQPNVVRPADLPSDHPDEVHDWSGWPKFPAKKDSDQQPAIAPSLPAKVPHVTLVNQHEFLLPRMELLIHTQGRFMQPAPLFRITNLVDDLQYTAWLTFTDSTGSECVGQYTHPDSPHPGSSWNGRVLSFSRLKLFSSDGFTSKPPPITLTCNNSYRIQVNVGIVEDSGHILSASVVRQFVGAYFVAVTQYSKKSSLSRPSNKGLKTKAR, encoded by the exons ATGCGTCAGCCTTCTCGAGTGGTACACTTTCCGAGCACGCTATACAACGAGTCACTGCACAGCGCACGGCAGCTACTGAACAGTCGCAGACCAGCTGCAATCGCGTTCGCTGCGACGCACTTCGCAAACGCCGCTTGTGCCTCGAGGATGGCGTCGTCGGGCCGTGCTGCTGGCTCCGCTGGCGCTGGCCTCAACGCCGGTCTCTCCAGGGACGACGACGGCCGGATGAGCGCTTGCAACGGCTACGCCACGTTGCGGGGCGGCGACTGCGAGGTGTCggcgagcagcagcagcggcgacagcagcagcgggGACGACGACGGCAccagcagcgacgacagcagcagcagcagcggttccAGCAGCGACAGCGGAAGCAGCGACGTCGCGCAGGCCGGCGCGTCCCAGTCGGAGGACATCGACATCGAAGAGGCGCCGACCGTCTCCATCGTCGCAGCCGGGGCCGCCTTCGCTGCGGGCGAGCCACAGGTGGGCATCTGGATTCAGCCGAACGTCGTCCGCCCGGCGGACCTTCCCAGCGACCACCCGGACGAAGTTCACGACTGGAGCGGTTGGCCCAAGTTTCCTGCCAAGAAGGACTCGGATCAGCAGCCCGCGATCGCTCCGAGTCTGCCGGCCAAGGTTCCccatgtcacgctcgtcaaccAGCACGAGTTCCTGCTGCCTAGGATGGAACTGCTGATACACACACAGGGCAG GTTCATGCAGCCAGCGCCTTTGTTTCGGATTACAAACTTGGTGGACGACTTGCAGTACACGGCCTGGCTCACCTTCACGGATTCCACTGGGAGCGAATGCG TTGGTCAGTATACCCACCCGGATTCACCGCATCCCGGTTCCTCGTGGAACGGCCGTGTGCTGTCGTTTTCTCGGCTGAAGCTCTTCTCCAGCGACGGCTTCACTTCGAAGCCACCCCCG ATCACTCTAACGTGTAACAATAGCTACCGTATCCAAGTGAACGTTGGAATCGTGGAGGACAGCGGACACATCTTGAGCGCGTCGGTCGTCCGACAGTTTGTCGGTGCCTACTTTGTCGCCGTCACCCAGTACAGCAAAAAATCTAG tcTCTCGCGTCCAAGCAACAAGGGGTTGAAGACTAAGGCACGATAA
- the LOC139057518 gene encoding optomotor-blind protein-like isoform X2, translated as MRQPSRVVHFPSTLYNESLHSARQLLNSRRPAAIAFAATHFANAACASRMASSGRAAGSAGAGLNAGLSRDDDGRMSACNGYATLRGGDCEVSASSSSGDSSSGDDDGTSSDDSSSSSGSSSDSGSSDVAQAGASQSEDIDIEEAPTVSIVAAGAAFAAGEPQVGIWIQPNVVRPADLPSDHPDEVHDWSGWPKFPAKKDSDQQPAIAPSLPAKVPHVTLVNQHEFLLPRMELLIHTQGRFMQPAPLFRITNLVDDLQYTAWLTFTDSTGSECVGQYTHPDSPHPGSSWNGRVLSFSRLKLFSSDGFTSKPPPITLTCNNSYRIQVNVGIVEDSGHILSASVVRQFVGAYFVAVTQYSKKSS; from the exons ATGCGTCAGCCTTCTCGAGTGGTACACTTTCCGAGCACGCTATACAACGAGTCACTGCACAGCGCACGGCAGCTACTGAACAGTCGCAGACCAGCTGCAATCGCGTTCGCTGCGACGCACTTCGCAAACGCCGCTTGTGCCTCGAGGATGGCGTCGTCGGGCCGTGCTGCTGGCTCCGCTGGCGCTGGCCTCAACGCCGGTCTCTCCAGGGACGACGACGGCCGGATGAGCGCTTGCAACGGCTACGCCACGTTGCGGGGCGGCGACTGCGAGGTGTCggcgagcagcagcagcggcgacagcagcagcgggGACGACGACGGCAccagcagcgacgacagcagcagcagcagcggttccAGCAGCGACAGCGGAAGCAGCGACGTCGCGCAGGCCGGCGCGTCCCAGTCGGAGGACATCGACATCGAAGAGGCGCCGACCGTCTCCATCGTCGCAGCCGGGGCCGCCTTCGCTGCGGGCGAGCCACAGGTGGGCATCTGGATTCAGCCGAACGTCGTCCGCCCGGCGGACCTTCCCAGCGACCACCCGGACGAAGTTCACGACTGGAGCGGTTGGCCCAAGTTTCCTGCCAAGAAGGACTCGGATCAGCAGCCCGCGATCGCTCCGAGTCTGCCGGCCAAGGTTCCccatgtcacgctcgtcaaccAGCACGAGTTCCTGCTGCCTAGGATGGAACTGCTGATACACACACAGGGCAG GTTCATGCAGCCAGCGCCTTTGTTTCGGATTACAAACTTGGTGGACGACTTGCAGTACACGGCCTGGCTCACCTTCACGGATTCCACTGGGAGCGAATGCG TTGGTCAGTATACCCACCCGGATTCACCGCATCCCGGTTCCTCGTGGAACGGCCGTGTGCTGTCGTTTTCTCGGCTGAAGCTCTTCTCCAGCGACGGCTTCACTTCGAAGCCACCCCCG ATCACTCTAACGTGTAACAATAGCTACCGTATCCAAGTGAACGTTGGAATCGTGGAGGACAGCGGACACATCTTGAGCGCGTCGGTCGTCCGACAGTTTGTCGGTGCCTACTTTGTCGCCGTCACCCAGTACAGCAAAAAATCTAG CTGA